The following coding sequences lie in one Salarias fasciatus chromosome 7 unlocalized genomic scaffold, fSalaFa1.1 super_scaffold_4, whole genome shotgun sequence genomic window:
- the tmem267 gene encoding transmembrane protein 267, whose protein sequence is MQGFYSKLDSSPSASPLLGAGLGGDGGPLPLSLAVETEKAQALLQTFSSASLLASAGLGMFCVAADHALQLSVIQNHLWLRAALDNATHGLVGLWSWAVVIGLRKKSDLYEVLLAGLLASIIDLDHFYMAGSLSLKAAVSLPQRPPLHCSSLIPVICLSLRFLMWVGRLKDAWCSLPWMLFISMATHHVRDAVRHGLWVCPFGNTAPLPYWLYVSTTATLPHLCSVLMYLTGTRDVISTKHGVAIDV, encoded by the exons ATGCAAGGCTTCTACTCCAAGCTGGACTCGTCGCCCTCGGCGTCCCCGctgctgggggcggggctcggGGGGGACGGCGGCCCGCTGCCCCTCAGCCTGGCCGTGGAGACGGAGAAGGCCCAGGCCCTGCTGCAGACCTTCAGCTCCGCCTCGCTGCTGGCCTCGGCCGGACTCGGCATGTTCTGCGTGGCGGCCGACCACGCCCTGCAGCTGTCCGTCATCCAGAACCACCTGTGGCTGCGCGCCGCGCTGGACAACGCCACGCACGGCCTGGTGGGGCTGTGGTCGTGGGCGGTGGTCATCGGCCTGAGGAAGAAGAGCGACCTGTACGAGGTGCTGCTGGCCGGCCTGCTGGCCTCCATCATCGACCTGGACCACTTCTACATGGCCGGATCGCTGTCGCTCAAG gccgCAGTCTCCCTCCCGCAGCGCCCGCCCCTCCACTGCTCCTCCCTCATCCCCGTCATCTGCCTCTCCCTACGCTTCCTCATGTGGGTCGGACGCCTCAAAGACGCCTGGTGCTCGCTGCCCTGGATGCTCTTCATCTCCATGGCGACGCACCACGTGCGGGACGCCGTGCGCCACGGCCTGTGGGTGTGCCCGTTCGGCAACACGGCGCCGCTGCCCTACTGGCTGTACGTGAGCACCACGGCCACGCTGCCCCACCTCTGCTCCGTGCTCATGTACCTGACGGGCACCAGGGACGTGATCTCCACCAAGCACGGCGTGGCCATCGACGTTTAG